AAGGATTTAGAATTGCTTgttccctgtgtgaattctctgatgttgaaCAAGAGAGGATTTCCgagtaaaacatttgccacattcagaacatgaatacagcttctctcctgtgtgaattctctgatgttgaacaagatatgatttgtgagtaaaacatttgccacattctgaacatgaaaacggcttctctccggtgtgaattctctgatgttgaacaagatatgatttcttagtaaaacatttcccacatactgaacatgaatatggtctctcccctgtgtgaattctctgatggctCTCAAGTGGTGATTTCTGAGTGAAACatctcccacattctgaacatgaatatggtttctcccctgtgtgaattctctgatgggtCTCAAGAGATGATTTcttagtaaaacatttcccacatactgAACATAAATAcagctcccctgtgtgaattctctgatggctCTCAAGTGATGTTTTCCgagtgaaacatttcccacattctgaacatgaatacagcttctctcctgtgtgaattattTGATGCCTCTCAAGATTTGATTTGTGagtaaaatatttcccacattctgaacataaatatctcttctctcctgtgtgaattttctgatgttgaACAACAGCTGATTGCcgattaaaacattttccacattctgaacatgaaaatggcttctctcctgtgtgaattctctgatggttTTCAAGATGTGATTTgatagtaaaacatttcccacagtctgaacatgaatacagcttctcccctgtgtgatgtcTTTGGTGTTGAAAAAGGCCTGATTTCCaagtaaaacatttgccacattctgagcatgaatacgGCTTTTTCTGAGCTCTTTTTTGGGTTCCAGAACATCTTCTGCGAGTTTCATTCTGAGGAAGAGTATGTGATGAATTAGAAGATCGGATCTGTTTTAAAGGATGAGATGATAGATTTTTGCTGTGAAGGTCCGAGGGTAAATCTGGGATAATGGCACGCTCTTCATATGTATCTGATAGGACACCTGGATCATCTGCATTATAATATGTAGATATGAGATGTTTCTCCAAGTGCCCAGTACAGTCATCtaccaaaaacaaaacattttttaaaatcatcttTTACAAATTGAAGGCAGCTATTAAAATTCATAACTGACAAGAGGGCTGTCCAATTGTGTCATGTGACCCCACACCTAAAAGCAGAATGGCCCTAAGTACATAGAAGGGTCAGGCAAGGAGAACAGAGCTGTTACAACAGGCAAGAGTCAGCCAATCATATGCACAGGTTTCTCACATCCTGGAGATCAATCATCTAACACAGGGAGGCTCAatccgcggccctccagctgttgcaaggctacaactcccagcattccctaatagctgtaggctgtccaggcatgctgggagttgtaaattttgcaacagttggagggcggCAAGTTGGGCATCCGTGATCAAACAGAATACTGCAAAAAAAGATTCTTTGCCTGGCGTcagaaggagaaggagacgctGCCCCCGTCCATGAACAGCATACAACAATTGATGGCAATGTTACAGCAGAAGGAATGAGAAGGGGCCAAGTCCATAACCAATACTGATGCTGTGATGTAGGACGAGTTTGTGTTATATCTCAGAAATCAACCATGGCAAAGGAACCGGTGTGAGAAACTCATAGTTACATTGCCTTAAGAGAGGACACAGATTCATCAAGTTTAATCTATTTTGATCAACTCAAGTGAGAACCTGAACGGACTATACACCAGTTGTTGAAGGCAGAAATAACCTTAGGAAAGAAGAAGCAAGCCAACTGAAAAATGTAATAATTGACTCTAGCATTATAACAATAAGTCATTGTATGCAACAGAGGTGTCAGGAGGGCCAGGAAACCTACCCCCTATTAGAGGTATGGCAGCCCAATCCTCACAACTTACTGTATGGAAGACACATATGTGGACATCTTACATATTCCTGATTTGGACACCAGAATCCAGTGCAGTCCAGACAGTATGTGACATGAGGCTTGTGAAATGCTGCACAGAGGGACACCAGGACACGTCCAGGAGAATCATGGAAGGGACCTGTCACCCTGATATTACTGAGCACGTCCTGGAGAGTCACAGCGCAGACCTGAGGGAGTCGTTACCACCTTAGTGTAATGGGCTAGGATCAGCGGGAACACTCCTATGGTTTCCTCTTCTCCTGTCTACTAGTATGTTGGGGCAGTTGCTATGTATTATACAGTAGCTGATCTCTTGCTCAGCCGACCTCTCTTCTGTAGCTCACCTTGTTTGGAGAGGAGCTCCTGACTGGTTAGCCTCGCTGTAAATATTACTAGTTTCTGCAGGGGCTGCTGGTTATAGTGTAAGCTCTGTGCTTTTGAATCAAGTAATCATTTTATTTTCTAGTATCCCATATCGGGTGTAGTTTTGTTCCTATAGTTATTTCAGTCCTGTCTTTACTTTTCAGTCTTGTAGTTTGTGTGTATGTGGGTGGTGGGGAATGTTCCATGTTGCAGTCTGTCCTGCCTTGATTGTAGTTCAGCTCTGATCAGTTTGGGTTGCATATTTGTGTTCTCCTGTTTGTTTTAGGGTCAGTTTTACAGATTAGGGTTTTCCACAGGAATGTCTGTAGAGACAGTGAAGGACAGTGATGTCTATGATGGTATTGGGGTCAGCGTCTAAGGACAGATCTAGGTAAAGATTAAGGGAATGCTTGGGTCAGGGTCACTTATTGTCTGTTCAATCATCCGCTCACCATATAACCCCCATCATCTGTTTGTTccaacatctggttaccatcccCATCCTGGTGCAGTCATCTTCTGATGAGTTCCTATCTCCTGGCTTTCCTCTTACCTGCTAGTGCTGTTATATGTGCTTTGTATTATTCTTCATGGGACGGTCCGGCTGTTACACAGTTTGGTCCTGGGGGTATCTGAGTACTGGGGGGGACACTGTTAGGACCTGGGAAAGGCCCCTGCTATAGGGGAAGTCCAGTTCAGGGTCATTACAGTTACAGACTTGTCTCTGCGTCAtttagtggtcactactcacctggactcttatctgtaggaatgtcctccttacactggtcatcacccctcacatctgtctctgtaggaatgtcctccttacactggtcatcacccctcacatccgtctctgtaggaatgtcctccttacactggtcatcacccctcacatccgTCTCTGTAGGAATGTTCTCTTTACActggtcatcacccctcacatctgtctctgagGCATTAATATTGCCCAGATCTTCATCCTGTGAAGCAAATATTAAAAATTACAGGACAGTCGAACAAGTTGCGTGGAATGTTTTACATGACTACAaaagatccttaaaggggttgtcccacaaattaAATTCAAAAGCAAGAATTAGTCCTGTGGGTAACTGGTTTCCCAGGAGTCTGACATGACAGCACCATATGGAGATAGAAACACAGAGAGGTTACACCATCTCCTTCCagtgttttctgaaatactacacCAGGATGGAGCAGGTCACCGTCACCCCCAGCCGCCGGATGTTGTGATCTgcacgatggggagatgcagcaaaTACCATGGATGGATTCAGGAGCACACAGGCATCGGAGACCAGGTAAGTATTGTCTGCGTGAGGGGCCTGCGCACTGGGGGGAAAGGGCTTTTACATCTTTGGATAATCCCTTTTACTCTATCTAGACAAGGAACTTAGGAATTAAAGGGTTATTGAATTGCAGACTTCAGGTACATTGCCAAGGCCTTTGAGACCTTCTTCCGCTTGTTCCTTCCTGAGAACTGTATTAAGAGATTCAGATCTTATAATCAAAGAATTGGAGGGCACTCAGGTCTCTGGAAATTATAAGGATATATAGTCCAATAGTGTTATAAAAATAAAGATTAGATTTATTCTAAaagtaaatacaaatatataaaaagatcAGGTGACTATCCTTTCGATTGGATTTTCCACTCAGTCCATGTTAAGGATAGTTATGGAGTCTCACTGACTTATATATATAACTTTTGTCATCATTCATCATTGAAAAATactaaaaatggaaaaatgatgagaaaagataaaataaaaattaacataaTGAAATAACAAGAAATAGAATAGAAACGCTATAGCGTTATCCATGCGTCTTCTTGTGTAAATAGCTTTTTCTTATATGCAGAAAACAAAAAATTACCAGTACatgaaaaaaatatcaaaatgaaaGAGTGAAAATTATATTTCAGAACAATATTGAATTGCTTGTTCTTGAATTGCCGTAATACATAATATTGATGGGACAAAAAGTATTTATAGTAGTATGGAAGGCGAGATCGAGGCGCTAGTAAACAGCCTGGCATCGATTTCCCATCCCCCACTGACAACCAACCCTGACTTATAGAAACCCCCAAACAGTTCCATCTCCGCATTGAGACATGTAGGAATTAAAGTGTCAAATTCAAAAATTTTGGGGATTCTGCCCTGGACATATTTGCAACGTGGTGTCCACCTCGCCATGGTTTTCTAATCTTTTCCAGTGTACTTGGATCTGTATTATGATATTGTTTGTAGTGTTGTGAAACTGAGGGGTTTTTAAATCCTTTTCTGATATTATTAACATGTTCCGCTCTACGTTTTATCAATGTTCTTTTTGTACGTCCAATGTACCGCTTACGACATGGGCGTTCCAAAACATATATTACATCGGTTGAGTTGAGTGACAAACTGTCCCTAATCCTATGGCAAAATGAGCTATGAGTGGAGTACACCTCCAAAGGTTGTTTTTTTAAGGAAAATGTGTTATTCTGCAGTTATTACAGAGGCCACACCTATGGAAAGCCAGTTTGAATTGGGTcctgatgtttgtttttttttatggatggTGCAACTAATAATATCAAATTGGGTGCCTTGGTATATGTTATAAGTGGTTGAGGTGTCAATGAAGGCCCTATCACCTTATCTGAAACTGgtagtgatacgaggacactAGCAGATCAGTaacatgtgcaggacatcctgccaccACACATGTTCCTCTGATGGCAGGGCTTCAATTCATCAGCAGGATACTGCTCGccgcacacagcaagggtttcccagtaaGGCCCTTTTagatcaccagatttatcaccaatccagcatttatgggaccagctgtaATATCTGagggcaaatgtgctgcaggattctatacagaacctgtatacctccatgcccaaccgcatctcatcttgtatccgggatagaggccgtatctcatctcttGTCCAGGccggaggccgtatctcatctcttGTCCAGGccggaggccgtatctcatctcttGTCCAGGccggaggccgtatctcatctcttGTCCAGGCCGGAGGCAGTCCAAtagggtcctagagcctccttgCCTTGGACAGTTTTCACCAATAAACTTCTCCATTTCTCTAATTATTGTCACACATAGAGTTTCGTCCCAATATCTCCTTCTTGGTGCAGGATTTTTGGTCAattagtgtatatacagatgggCTCTTACCACTCATGTTCTCATAAAGCTCCTCTCCTTTTCCTTCAGGGGCTCGATCCTCCAGGAGAGTCTCTTGGACGAATGAGAGTCCTGAACCTGGGGACTCAAGCCTTCAGATGCTCCACACTGCCTGCCAGGACCTTCTGACGACAAATTCTGGTCTCCAGCACTGTAATTAGAAGTGATGTCAGACGCCCAGCTTTGCATCATGCGGCAGGACGCTTGCACGACCCCAGCAGGATCCCTgggcaagctgggagttgtagttttgcaacagctggagggccacagtttgaggatgcctggcccaGAATATAAAGACCTTCATGAGTCTGATGAAGGCGACAGTCATCGAAACGCGTAGCTCCtggttttatgtttttattttattattttaaaaaaaaagtacattttgGAATATCCCGGGACAGCGCGCCTCTTTTTTTCCTGCTCCTGAGCTTCTTCACAGAGTCTAAATAGGGAAGTGGCATACCAGACACCAAAATCCACCGCAAGAGTCCCTGTATCAGAACATGGCCATCCATTAGGAAAGTCTAGAAGGGGGCTGCAGATGGGCTAGGGGACCTCTAACCAGGGAGGCAAGAGAAGGAAAGGCTCCTGATACAGCCCAAGCCAGGATCCTAGCATCTGAGAGAACACTGGAGGCTGATGGTGGGAGCAGCCATTTATCGTCTCTATATTCTAGTCCCTACAGAACACTGGAAGGGCAACCAACATGTGATGCTGTCATGGAGAATGTCCTGGAAGAATGTATTTGGAACAGTGCATACCAACATTTGAAAaacagcaaagcaaaaaaaaaaaaaagcgcagaTCTCCAGTATTATTTTCATCCTTCTTTACTCCCTCCTCTGCAGCTCTGGTCTCTTCAttctctgtgggtgggcagcagctcatcccATGTGaccatcaagcacctgcatctcccaggagtgcGCTGCAGCCAGCTCTTCCTAAGCCCCTCTTCCTCACAATCAGCCCCAGCGATTCAACTAATAAGTAGCAGTACGATATGTAATGCCCCCCCCCTCCGTGTAGATACAGCTATATACCTCCATGAATATACAAGTAGGGATGAATGAAAGGAGGCTGCACTGCTTCTCCACGAGATGACTGCACCGGCaccgacaggaggaggggagcagagAAGATACTGAGCATGTGTCCAtccctgaatgcaggagaaggtggaccagaaaccTAGTCACAgaagaaacagcagggggcgctaccagaaggGAAATGTACTGTACATAAAAATACAACCAATATTATTACTGCAGGTACATAGTAATAAACCTTCATCAGAAATGCCCCATTCACTGCACTGTGATACTTGTTATGTAATAACCCCTTTATTATCATGAcaaccacaaatgaccccacaaCAGTCGTCGTCTGAGCCTAATGGCTGCAGGTCTCCCAGAGGCTGGACCTAGATATTAGATGGCGGCTCACAGCCAATAACCTTGTACACATGCATCCTCAGCACGGCCGGACATGCTGCAGGTGGTTTCTGTGGAGGAGATCGGCTTCTACCAGACGCGTCCGGACTCGTTCCTCTCAGGGACATAAACCTATTGGTTCCTTATTCCCACCAGTGGTCTCCATAGCCAGAGACTTGTAGGGAGAAGCAGAGAACATGAAACGTCTGTGGTCGGCTGTAATCCCGCCATCTCCAGCTCAGTACACCAGTATAAACCTAGAATAGTACTGGATAAAACAAGGCGTCCTCCTACAGAGGAGAAGACATCTCCATTACCTGACCATCCTGTGGAAGGAGAGGACtgcggacatctctctggtgttgtCCTCtgactggatctctctgcaggagACACAGAGACTGGACTCAGACTTTACAGACAGAGAATTCCAGGACATTTGTATTTAGTCCTGTCCGTTACCTGGAGATGTGAGGGGCTGGTCCGCCTCCATCTTGACCTCCTTGTACAGacccttgtgtccttctaaatactcccactcctccatggagaaatagacagcgacatcctgacaccttagaggaacctgacaacacaatgacaccgtcatcacccagacccctccagtgctgtgactgtataatgtccccgCATTCCCGgcggtgtcacctctccagtcagcagctccatcatcttgtggacgACTTCTAGGATCTTCTCATTGTTCTTCTCATGTATCAGATTACTAGACGTCTTCTTCACCGTGGAGTAATCCTGTTCATTGAAGACATAATAATAAATGTCACCATGTACATTCCAGAGTCCATCACTTCTACAGCCATGTccacctgtaattaccatagataatggtgtaatgtgacatcatcagaacctctcacctctccagtcacatcccctgtaattaccatagataacggtgtaatgtgacatcatcagaacccctcacctctccagtcacatcccctgtaattaccatatataatggtgtaatgtgacatcatcagaacctctccagtcacatctcctgtaattaccatagataatggtgtaatgtgacatcatcagaacctctcacctctccagtcacatcccctgtaattaccatagataacggtgtaatgtgacatcatcagaacctctcacctctccagtcacatcccctgtaattaccatagataatggtgtaatgtgacatcatcagaacctctcacctctccagtcacatcccctgtaattaccatagataatggtgtaatgtgacatcatcagaacctctcacctctccagtcacatcccctgtaattaccatagataactgtgtaatgtgacatcatcagaacctctcacctctccagtcacatcccctgtaattaccatagataacggtgtaatgtgacatcatcagaacctctcacctctccagtcacatcccctgtaattaccatagataatggtgtaatgtgacatcatcagaacctctcacctctccagtcacatcccctgtaattaccatagataatggtgtaatgtgacatcatcagaacctctcacctctccagtcacatcccctgtaattaccatagataactggtgtaatgtgacatcatcagaacctctcacctctccagtcacatcccctgtaattaccatagataatggtgtaatgtgacatcatcagaacctctcacctctccagtcacacccctgtaattaccatagataatggtgtaatgtgacatcatcagaacctctcaccctctccggtcacatcccctgtaatcaccatagataacggtgtaatgtgacatcatcagaacctctcacctctccagtcacatcccctgtaattaccatagataatggtgtaatgtgacatcatcagaacctctcacctctccagtcacatcccctgtaattaccatagataacggtgtaatgtgacatcatcagaacctttcacctctccagtcacatcccctgtaattaccatagataatggtgtaatgtgacatcatcagaacctctcacctctccagtcacatcccctgtaattaccatagataatggtgtaatgtgacatcatcagaacctctcacctctccagtaagcaggAGGAGGATCTCCAGGGTAAGATCTAATAtcctctccgccatcttgtccccgTCTCCATCCATTATCTGGTACTGATGATGTCATCGGACAATCCTAGATCACAGGAACCTGaatggaagaagaggagtcaaTGTAGAATCCGCATGAAATCCCATAGAAATGCTTATAATGACCGGAGATGATGAGGGACATTTGGGAGAAATCAGAGGAGATGAGGTCTTCTCTCTATTGTCTGGACTGAGGACTGGAAGATCTCGTCAGGGCAGTTCCTCCATGTTTGAGGTGacagcagtgtaaagcatggtgcaCCCTGACACTGGCCGCAGTGGTGATACCAGTAATGTAAACCATCATGGCCACAGTGGTCATGTGACACTTATACTGGTATCACTGCTGGGATACATCCTCATAACATGGACGTCTATGGGAGATGACGACCACTGCTGGAGACACTGGTGGACGCCTCCCAGGTCCCTCTCCGGCAGAGACTTCAGTGTCCCCGACGTCAGGAGagcagcgcatgcgcaggatgTCAGTGCGGCCTGTGACTGAcagaatacactgcactactgaagcgtcaactgccgcaatacactgcactactgaagcatcaactgccacaatacactgcactactgaagcgtcaactgccacaatacactgcactactgaagcgtcaactgccacaatacactgcactactgaagcgtcaactgccacaatacactgcactactgaagcgtcaactgccacaatacactgcactactgaagcgtcaactgccactatacactgcactactgaagcgtcaactgccactatacactgcaccactgaagcgtcaactgccacaatacactgcaccactgaagcgtcaactgccacaatacactgcaccactgaagcgtcaactgccacaatacactgcactactgaagcgtcaactgccacaatacactgcactactgaagcgtcaactgccacaatacactgcactactgaagcgtcaactgcaggaatacactgcactactgaagcgtcaaatgcagcaatacactgcactactgtagCGTCAACTGCCgcaatacactgcaccactgaagcgtcaactgccacaatacactgcaccactgaagcgtcaactgccagaatacactgcaccactgaagcgtcaactgccccaatacactgcaccactgaagcgtcaactgccccaatacactgcaccactgaagcgtcaactgccccaatacactgcaccactgaagcgtcaactgccccaatacactgcaccactgaagcgtcaactgccccaatacactgcactactgaagcgtcaactgccccaatacactgcactactgaagcgtcaactgccacaatacactgcactactgaagcgtcaactgccacaatacactgcactactgaagcgtcaactgccccaatacactgcactactgaagcgtcaactgccccaatacactgcactactgaagcgtcaactgccacaatacactgcactactgaagcgtcgactgccacaatacactgcactactgaagcatcaactgccccaatacactgcactactgaagcaccagctgtgacagacatcatacactgcactactgaagcgtcaactgtcccaatacactgcactactgaagcgtcaactgcaacaatacactgcactactgaagcgtcaactgccccaatacactgcactactgaagcatcacctgccccaatacactgcaccactgaagcgtcacctgccacaatacactgcaccactgaagcgtcaactgccccaatacactgcaccactgaagcgtcaactgccccaatacactgcaccactgaagcgtcaactgccccaatacactgcaccactgaagcgtcaactgccccaatacactgcaccactgaagcgtcgactgccccaatacactgcaccactgaagcgtcgactgccccaatacactgcaccactgaagcgtcgactgccacaatacactgcaccactgaagcgtcgactgccacaatacactgcactactgaagcgtcaactgccacaatacactgcactactgaagcgtcaactgccacaatacactgcactactgaagcgtcaactgccacaatacactgcactactgaagcgtcaactgccacaatacactgcactactgaagcgtcaactgccacaatacactgcactactgaagcgtcaactgccacaatacactgcactactgaagcgtcaactgccacaatacactgcactacagaagcgtcaactgccacaatacactgcactactgaagcgtcaactgccacaatacactgcactactgaagcatcaactgccacagacatcatacactgcactactgaagcaccagctgtgacagacatcacacactgcactactgaagctccagctgtgacagacatcacacactgcactactgaagcaccagctgtgacagacatcacacactgcactactgaagcatcagctgtgacagacatcatacactgcactactgaagctccagctgtgacagacatcacacactgcactactgaagcaccagctgtgacagacatcacacactgcactactgaagcaccagctgtgacagacatcatacactgcactactgaagcaccagctgtgacaggcatcacacactgcactactgaagcaccagctgtgacagacatcacacactgcactactgcctGCGGCTCCCGGCTCCCCGGTACCTGCTCCTCATGCCGGGGCTCTCCCTCCCGCTGTCCGGACATCAGAGCCTCTTTACAGGACGTTTCCAGCAGAATTTCCTCTTTCCCTCAGGTTCCTGGAGTTTTCctctcccagcatgctttgcggTGTGACGTCACAGGTCTGGCCCCGCCCGGCACActggtcagtcagcactagccccGCCCCCTACACCTCCGGCGGCCATGTTAGTACACCCAGACATGgctctgctcctctcctcacaTCACTGAGGGCCACAGgcgcttccctcaccatctccagagcccCAAACACTGGGAGCGGCCAGCACAAccgtatctaagcctctcatgtgagatacagcctgctgagcctgGATCACAGCTtctcttgtgtgatactgtctgctgagcctggATCACAGCTtctcttgtgtgatactgtctgctgagcggtgtatctaatcctatcctgtgtgatactgtctgctgagctgtgtatctaatcctctcctgtgtgatactgtctgctgagctgtgtatctaatcctatcccgt
This sequence is a window from Bufo gargarizans isolate SCDJY-AF-19 chromosome 5, ASM1485885v1, whole genome shotgun sequence. Protein-coding genes within it:
- the LOC122939177 gene encoding gastrula zinc finger protein XlCGF17.1-like, with the translated sequence MILKNVLFLVDDCTGHLEKHLISTYYNADDPGVLSDTYEERAIIPDLPSDLHSKNLSSHPLKQIRSSNSSHTLPQNETRRRCSGTQKRAQKKPYSCSECGKCFTWKSGLFQHQRHHTGEKLYSCSDCGKCFTIKSHLENHQRIHTGEKPFSCSECGKCFNRQSAVVQHQKIHTGEKRYLCSECGKYFTHKSNLERHQIIHTGEKLYSCSECGKCFTRKTSLESHQRIHTGELYLCSVCGKCFTKKSSLETHQRIHTGEKPYSCSECGRCFTQKSPLESHQRIHTGERPYSCSVCGKCFTKKSYLVQHQRIHTGEKPFSCSECGKCFTHKSYLVQHQRIHTGEKLYSCSECGKCFTRKSSLVQHQRIHTGNKQF